A DNA window from Candidatus Hydrogenedentota bacterium contains the following coding sequences:
- a CDS encoding MFS transporter — MNSTENTEDSASDVVPWKTGLAFMFAAVAVQLSMEYINQYGPYFLHPPDGTGRTAYLGLSLIGVAFFAGRALDALSDIFVGAWSDGCREGRRYVGILGRRRPFIFWGSLPLVATSILFWMPPDNHPSAANFIHVAVLLQLHWTALTLCAVPMMALVPEVAATPRARTRLGAWIGAGTTIGVLAAIALAGEGIAALDSARHTAQGGFSAVGYQCVAAILAVVSVLGFQGLVWSVREPLRSGPPPTALGWPVVRGALRNRIFLNYLLVFALFNIGFLAPQRVLPHWIETALRGDEGTMAEVMVPFMITSLAASAAAPLLSRWFSTRGVLFSALGIVTVSLPFMYPIGHADADPLVKLRWAQVLFACSGVGNGLLYVVIFPLIGAIVDAEERRTGARNDAVYFAFNNITWKAGIAVSIVLATFLLDRFGNAVDRPEGIYLVGPMGGLFGLLAIATAWKFPVTDSKG; from the coding sequence GTGGCCGTTCAGTTGTCCATGGAATACATCAATCAGTATGGGCCCTACTTCCTGCACCCTCCGGATGGTACGGGGCGTACAGCCTATCTCGGGCTAAGTCTCATCGGGGTAGCATTCTTCGCAGGCCGCGCGCTGGACGCGCTCAGCGATATTTTTGTCGGCGCCTGGTCAGATGGCTGCCGGGAGGGACGGCGCTACGTCGGTATTCTTGGCCGGCGCCGCCCGTTTATTTTTTGGGGTTCCTTACCGCTCGTCGCGACCAGCATCCTGTTCTGGATGCCGCCAGACAATCATCCTTCCGCGGCAAACTTCATCCATGTAGCGGTACTGCTTCAATTGCACTGGACCGCGCTTACGCTCTGCGCCGTGCCGATGATGGCGCTTGTACCCGAAGTTGCGGCAACACCGCGCGCTCGCACACGGCTGGGCGCCTGGATCGGCGCCGGTACGACCATCGGTGTGCTCGCGGCTATTGCCCTTGCGGGCGAGGGCATCGCCGCTTTGGACTCGGCACGCCACACCGCGCAGGGCGGCTTTTCCGCGGTAGGCTACCAGTGCGTTGCGGCGATTCTCGCCGTGGTTTCTGTACTTGGCTTTCAGGGGCTCGTGTGGAGTGTGCGTGAGCCACTACGCTCTGGACCGCCGCCAACCGCGCTGGGCTGGCCTGTCGTGCGCGGCGCACTTCGCAATCGCATCTTTCTCAACTACCTGCTTGTCTTTGCGCTGTTCAATATTGGTTTTCTGGCCCCGCAGCGCGTTCTGCCCCATTGGATCGAAACCGCATTACGCGGGGACGAGGGGACGATGGCCGAGGTGATGGTACCGTTCATGATTACTTCGCTAGCCGCATCCGCGGCTGCTCCGCTGCTGTCCCGATGGTTCTCGACCCGCGGGGTCCTTTTCTCTGCCCTTGGTATAGTGACAGTCTCGCTGCCGTTCATGTATCCGATAGGCCATGCCGATGCCGATCCCCTAGTCAAGCTGCGCTGGGCGCAGGTCCTTTTCGCGTGTTCCGGCGTCGGCAACGGACTGCTTTACGTCGTTATCTTTCCGCTTATCGGCGCGATTGTCGATGCCGAGGAGCGGCGCACCGGAGCGCGAAACGACGCGGTGTACTTTGCGTTCAACAACATCACGTGGAAAGCGGGGATTGCCGTGAGCATTGTGCTTGCCACCTTCCTGCTCGATCGCTTTGGAAATGCCGTCGACCGCCCTGAGGGCATTTACCTCGTGGGGCCGATGGGTGGACTCTTTGGCCTCTTGGCCATCGCGACAGCATGGAAGTTTCCGGTTACGGACTCGAAGGGTTAG